The DNA region AAGTCTAACCCTTCATGTGACAAGTGGAATAAGTTTTCGTCTTTAGAGTAGTTGGTTTCCCGTGTAATTGGTAGTGGCACGTTATGCGCTTCAGCATAGTCAAAGGCTTGTTCACGAGAAACAATATCCCATTCACGCCAAGGCGCAATAATTGTCATTGTTGGGTCGAACTCACGAATACCTAATTCGAAACGCACTTGGTCATTTCCTTTCCCAGTACAACCGTGAACAATAGCGTCACAGCCTTCTAAATGTGCAATTTCAACCATACGTTTAGCGATTAATGGACGCGCGTAGGCCGTCCCTAATAAATAAGTCGACTCGTATTTAGCGCCTGCTTGGATCGCTGGGAAAATGTAATCCGTAATGAATTCCTCACGCAAGTCTTCAACATATAATTTTGTCGCCCCGCAGGCTACCGCTTTTTCTTTTAAGAATTCAAAGTCCTCTTCTTGTCCAACGTTCCCTGTCATCCCAATAACTTCACAGTCATTATAGTTTTCTTTTAACCAAGGAATGATCACTGAAGTATCTAAACCACCTGAGTATGCTAATAAAACCTTTTTAATTTCTTTATTTGTTTTTGCCATGAATAATTCCTCCTAATTTTTAAAAATTTTATGCGTATTTTTGATTCATTTTTCTTTCATATACATTCAAGACTTGTGATAAAGCATAAGTCATGATGAAGTAAATGATCATAGAGATAAATAATGGTACAACTGCTTGGTAGGTAATACTTGTTACCGCCCGTGTTTGGAAGGTTAATTCTGCTACCCCAATCGTGGATACAATAGATGATTCCTTAATCAAGGTAATGAATTCATTCCCCAGTGATGGCCAGATAGATCTTAAAGATTGCGGGAAAATAACTTTCCGCATCGTTTGCCAGTAACCAAGTCCAAGCGAACGTGCGGCTTCAGCTTGCCCCTTATCTACGGATTGAATACCACCACGGATAATCTCCGCAATGTAAGCACCTGAGTTCATAGACACAGACACTAAACCTGCAGTCATTGTCGACCAGCCAAATATTGACCCTACACCAAGGAACATGAACAAGACTTGGATCATTAATGGTGTACCACGCACAAACTCGATATAGGCTGCCGCCAAGAATTTTAAGATTGGGTTATCCGTCAAGCGCATAAGGGCTAAGAATATCCCTAAAATCATCCCGAAGAAAATGGATACAGCTGCGATAATTAAAGTTGTTTTAATCCCATTCCAGAAGTAAGGCCAGTAGATTGTCCAACCTGTCCCCGCATTTTCACCAGCAATAATATCAAATGAAGCTTCTGTCCAAGTTTCAATTAATCCTTGTTCATTCACATCCTCTAAAATACCGTTGATCGCACTCTGGAAGGATGGTTGGTTTTCTGGAATCCCGATTGATTTTCCTTGATCTTCAACTAAGCCATCTAGTTTTGAATCAATAACAACTAAACCTTCATTCTCTGCTGCATTGGCACCGGCAACCGCGTCATCTAACAATACACCGTCAGCCTGACCTGAAATTAAAGCTGCAATAGCATCTGCAGATTTACGCATGATCAATAAATCGGGGTTTTCAAAGTGGTCTCTTACATAACCTTCTTGTAATGTTGCTTCTGAAACTGAAATGGTATGCTCCCCATTTTCAAATGAGGTATAATCTACAATTTCATCTTCTTCGCCTTCACGAATAACGATTGATTGACCAGATAATTCATAGGCATTTGAGAAGTCAATGGATTGGTCACGCTCTTCAGTTGCCCCCATACCAGCAATAATCATATCGATACCGCCTGTTTCCAGTGAAGCGATTAGGGAACCAAACTCCATATCCACGACTTCAAGTTCAACACCTAATTGGTCTGCAATATGTTGGCCTAAGAAAACGTCAATCCCTACTACAACATTTTTCCCGTCTTGTAAAACTGTAAACTCGTATGGTGAATATCCAGACGCCGTCCCCATTCTAAGAACGCCACGTTCTTGAATCTCTGTTAATAAGGTATCTTCACCTTCAACCTCAGCTGCTGTCTCCGGGCCTGTCCAGGAAGATGCCGAAACACTTTTGGCTGGTACAACTAGACTGACCAAGATGGCCAAGATAACCATCAAATTAAAACCCTTCAACTGCCATCCCATTTGATTTTTCTTCTTCACCTGACTAAACATTTTCTTCATCCTCCTAGATTTTTCCTATAAAAAAAGCCCACCTCTCCTAAAAAGAAGAGGCGGACGAACATCCACGGTACCACTCTACTGTCGCGATTTTTGTCGGTGAGTTTCCCCTTGTCAAAACTAGACTTTCATCCAATCTTTAAAAACAAGCTTCCATTTGTCGGCCCGGAAAATAAAAAAATCCGCCCCTTCAAATGAAGAGGCGGTTAATATCCACGGTACCACTCTACTGTTGACAAAAATACATCAACGCTTGATGACTTAACGCGCCTAACGAATTGAGCTACTTTTATTATCTAATTAGCTTACTTCACTCAATTATCTCAGCAATGCGGTTCACAATTCTCCTGACATAGACCTTCCACCAATCGTCTACTCGCTTTAGACAGTACCCTTGTTACTCTTTGCCTCTATGATTTAATATTCAATTCTCATAAAAAAATGACATCTATCATTGTTTTTTAAGTTTTTATCATTTTCTTTTAATCATTCTAATCTGTAAACTCTAGAAAGTCAACCGGAAAAGTAAAATTCTTTTTACAAAATTTTTAAACTAGGAAATATTGGCTCGAACCCTTGCGATTGCTGCAGTCACAGCTTCCGGCGCTGGCCCCCCAGCAACATTCCGGCGGTAAACACAATTCTTCAAATCGATGGCGTCGTAAATATCGGCATCAAATAAATCAGAGAATTCTTGGTATTCAGCTAAGGTCAATTCTTCCAAGCTCTTGTGGTTTTCCGTGCAGTAACCCACTAAATCTCCGGATACTTGGTAGGCGTCTCT from Aerococcus urinaeequi includes:
- a CDS encoding ABC transporter substrate-binding protein/permease, with product MKKMFSQVKKKNQMGWQLKGFNLMVILAILVSLVVPAKSVSASSWTGPETAAEVEGEDTLLTEIQERGVLRMGTASGYSPYEFTVLQDGKNVVVGIDVFLGQHIADQLGVELEVVDMEFGSLIASLETGGIDMIIAGMGATEERDQSIDFSNAYELSGQSIVIREGEEDEIVDYTSFENGEHTISVSEATLQEGYVRDHFENPDLLIMRKSADAIAALISGQADGVLLDDAVAGANAAENEGLVVIDSKLDGLVEDQGKSIGIPENQPSFQSAINGILEDVNEQGLIETWTEASFDIIAGENAGTGWTIYWPYFWNGIKTTLIIAAVSIFFGMILGIFLALMRLTDNPILKFLAAAYIEFVRGTPLMIQVLFMFLGVGSIFGWSTMTAGLVSVSMNSGAYIAEIIRGGIQSVDKGQAEAARSLGLGYWQTMRKVIFPQSLRSIWPSLGNEFITLIKESSIVSTIGVAELTFQTRAVTSITYQAVVPLFISMIIYFIMTYALSQVLNVYERKMNQKYA